A genomic segment from Necator americanus strain Aroian chromosome III, whole genome shotgun sequence encodes:
- a CDS encoding hypothetical protein (NECATOR_CHRIII.G11702.T1) produces MGLCAIARLQKSGIESMRSDVAVAGVEVSQKMGFEQQSAKRIKEKVIFDPEGMKFGRFEPSIDRVATAGPPADYTRPNTNRICMENDHH; encoded by the exons ATGGGCCTCTGCGCGATTGCGAGACTACAGAAGAGTGGGATTGAGTCGATGAGAAGCGAT GTGGCGGTTGCCGGTGTTGAAGTGAGCCAGAAGATGGGATTCGAACAACAATCCgctaaaaggataaaagagaAAGT AATCTTCGACCCTGAAGGGATGAAATTTGGTAggttcgaaccatcgatcgatcgtgtagccACAGCTGGACCTCCTGCCgactacacccgcccaaacACAAATCGAATTTGCATGGAAAATGATCATCACTGA